In the Equus przewalskii isolate Varuska chromosome 18, EquPr2, whole genome shotgun sequence genome, acacgatttcttttttctttctcttcactgttTAAAGCAGTATTTCTAGTTCAGTCCCCATAGCAGTTTACTcaccaggaggaggaggtgggggtggcgTTGGACTCTTAGGAGCAGACTCATCAGTACTAACAGGTTCTACACGGTGActcctttttattcttagtttcttagttttctttttaccattatCTACAAGAATATAACACAGAACTTTACACCTTTGGGAAAAAGTAAActtctacaataaaaaataaagaacagaactAGAATATTGATACTATTATTACCACAGAAATATATCTTAAATTCAACTTAGGAAATTGTTACCAATAACAAAATGTGAACTTGCTTTTACtaagagtaaattttttttttttttttaagattttattttttcctttttctccccaaagccccccagtacatagttgtatactcttcgttgtgggtccttctagttgtggcatgtgggacgctgcctcagcgtggtttgatgagcagtgtcatgtccgcgcccaggattcgaaccaacgaaacactgggccgcctgcagcggagcgcgcgaacttaactgctcggccacggggccagcccccaagagtaaattttttaaatgattacttattgaatgaatgattaatgAATATGATATGAACAGCAAAAAGTCTATATTTTAAGTTCAATGAAAGGTTATTCAGAATACAAAAAAAATGCATAGTTCTAAAAGTAACTTAGATTTTTTCCAAATGTCATATTAAGTATAACTGTAATTGCAGAGATTTCCGTGAAACTCAGATCAGCATGGGGAAAGAGAAGGGGTGTTGATTTGTCTCAGTACGACATACAGAATGATTCTAGGTATAAACTGTCCCAAAATAATCCtttgaaatgtgaaaaatgacCCCAATCAAATCTAAACACATTACCTATTAGAATAACCCCCAAACAAGGTATGCTCAATATAAACATAAGTAACTAAAATCACATTAGACCTTGCAGAATTGAATTTGTGTTGCTTCTAAAAATAACTATTTACAGATTCTCACTTAAGCACATATAAACATCTTAAGGACATCTATGTTGTTAACATGTAAACTTTAACAGTGTAAACCAGGATAGCAAGTAGTTAAATAGCCAAAGATCAAAGTTACtgagatattttttttcttttcttttctttctttcttttttttttggtgaggaagattcaccctgagctaacatctgttgccagtttttctctgtttgcttgaggaagattgcccctgagctaacatctgtgccaatcttgttctattttgtatgtgggatgctgccatagcatggcttgatgagcagtgtgtaggtccaaactggggatccaaacctgtgaaccccaggccacagaggggAGTCCATGAACTTAAACCACTACacccccgggccagccccatgatatAGTTCAATCCTAAActgttaaatttatatatatgtaatacattttctaaaatgggaATTATCTGTTACATAAGAAATAGCCAACATCTAGGAAACCtacaaaacaatgagaaatagaaacatatttagaaatgttatttttctaaataaattagtATCATCTGAGACATTTTACCCCAGAGGGAAACAAAGACATCTTTTGACAATTAAAGCTGTCAGCTTTATGGTTGGGAGACAGGAAGGagcctccagaaccacgtggtctTTTACGAAAGGCGAGCTCAGGGTCATGGAAGAGCAGAGGACAGAGCAGAGGGTCTGGAGTGGGTTTCAGCACAGCCACAGATGAGACATATGCTCTTAagtgactcaacctctctgagtgcCCGGTCTTCTCCTCTATGTAGTGGGCATAACAGACCCTAGGATTGCTATGTGCAATGACATACTACATCTGAAACCATCTTCTAAAGTGTACAATATgatctcaattattattatttttatagttatatgACTGTCTATCTTAGATCTTCCTGTGCTAAACTTTTAAATCATTTGCCAAATCATTTTGCTCTCTAAGTATGTATCAGTGTGAGAATGAGCTCTTTCAACATACTGAGAGGCAACTTTGAGTCTACTTTCTAACTCCGTTGACAGAGTTGTATGCACATGGATACGGCTGCCCTAACTTCCCAACTTACAGAAAGGATAATTTCAAAATCTaactattttattgttgttgttgttgagaaagactggccctgagctgacatcttttgccaatcctcctctttttgcttgaggaagacggtccttgagctcacatctgtgccagtcttcctctactctgtatgtgggacgccaccacagcacagctcgatgaacagtgtgtaggtccaaactggggatctgaaccgacaaaccctgggccaccaaagcagagcacgtgaacttaaccactacaccacgaggccagcccctaaatataactttttttttacagtaaaacATCCACATTAGCTAGTCTGCCCCTCAGGGATTGACAGCTCGTTTTCATAAACTCTTTGATGCTGTACAGAAATCCTTATACACAAGGAACCACTGGGCATCTCCCACATGGGAGGCCCTGTGCTAGGAGCACTGTGGGGTTTTATTGTAAATGACCCTAAAAGTCCCATGAAAAAGATGATGCTAATCCCCCTTTCAGAGACAAGGAACTAAGACTGAGCAAACGCACAGCAGATAGGAAAATCAGGGTTCAACCCCACGCTGTCTGATTCCAAACACAGGCTGTCTCTCTGTGACACAAAAAGACACGAACTTCCTGTTGAATCACATAATCagttagcaaaagaaaagaataatggaCTGAAAATTTTGCATGATACTAAAGAGGAAAATGTCTACTTGAtaagacattaaaaatgtttaactgaTTATGTCTGCATCCTACAGAAATAGCAAGTCAATAAAGGAAATGATGCTGATTGTAGCATTATGAAgcttaaagaaaaccaaaaaacaaaacaaaaacaaaaagccttaaAGGTATCAAATACATTCTGGGAGTCCTGGCGCTATGCTATATTCCaaatttataaaagtgaaattgaaaatggaattttctgcTGAAATTCTTTTAAGGCATcaagaataaaaacataagtTAGCAAAGTGACCAATGAGTAAGTATAAACCATGACAAATACTGCATTTGGAGACAAAAAAATATTACAGTACATGTTTTGTGAAACTAATCATGACACATGAAAGGAGTGTAGCTAAGTTTTACGTGTGACCTCTATGTATGCGTATTCAAGTGACAAGAGTTATCACCTGATTCTGACGACGGCTGGTCTGTCTCATCTTCATTCTCCAGCGGCTGGGTTAGTGCCTCCTGATAGTTTTCTACTAGTCCAAACTCACTGTTTCTTTGGCTGCTGTTGCTGATCTGGCTCTGCGTCTCTATTTGCTCATGATCCATTTTATGTTTCAGGGAGCAGCCATCATTGTCTTTCTCcatattttgcctctttttttcaagctttttttcattctaacaaaaatgaaatatatagtcTTTAATATAATGGTGGTATCTAAGATAGTTTTAAGGGAGAAATCAAATAATCCAAGAACATTCTGTAATTTCAGGGCACTGTGATATTTCTATTAAAAGATTAATTTGTTGAATATATCATTAAAACATGTTAATTGCCAAACATTCAGAAAACATagatacataaagaaagaaaacaaacattctcAGTAATTCCACAGTCTAGAGATGGGTGTTGTTTGGTGTATAACCTCTAAGAGGTACCCCCTCCATGCAAACACACACCACCCACAAACGGACACAAACGTAACTGTCTCTCTcgatatacatatttttgttcttgtggggttttgggttttttgttttttgtttctgaggaagattcaccccctgctaacatctgtgcccatcttcctctatttttagtatgtgggctgccagcacagcatggccgctgacagagtggtatggttctgtgcctgggaaccgaaccccaGCCACCGaggcagagcgtgccaaacttaaccactaggccaccggggctggccctctgtatttgttttttcagTGAAAAGAATTGAAGGTTTTCTTTCAGAATGtatatttctttccttgtcaATGAATACAtgaagtgctcagaacagtgcgTGACACACAGTAAAGTGCTGGCTACACAGGTGTCTATGACACAATATGCATTAGCTACGATTACTGTCACCAGTTACATGATCATCTTGAACTGTTACACCATAGCTTATTGGACCAATTCCcaatcaatggataaagaagttattttcaatttttcactattatcaGAAGTACAATTATTGAATtagttctataaaataaattcccaATGGAACTGTTGAATTAACAGgtaagcacattttaaaatgtgacataCTGCAAACTTCCCTTCAGAAGAACTAGAGTCAATTCACACCCCCGGCAAAGGGCTGGGGGAGTGACGTTTCCCTGCTGTTTTCAACGCTCCATGTCACCTTCAATCTTTGATATCTCCGCCaaacaaatacttttaaatcaaattaaaccAACACTGAGgtaagttattatttcttttaaagattttattttttccctttttctccccaaagccccccggtacatagttgtatattcttagttgtgggtccttctagttgtggcatgtgggacgctgcctcagcgtggtttgatgagcagtgccatgtccgcgcccaggattcgaaccgatgaaacactgggctgcctgcagcggagcacgggaacttaaccactcgtccacggggccggccctgaggtaagttatttttttatgaCCAGGGAAGATGAACTATTAAATACTCatattgccatttttatttctctttagggAACTACCCATGGTATCCTAatacccatttttctattagatactcattattttcatagttttaaattccataatttcacattttcatagttttcattattttcataatttttaagggTTCTTTTTTTGTCCTATGtgtctcaaatatttttcattagggtttgatttttttttgcctttaacttttttttttttaaacattggcacctgagctaacaactgttgccaatctccttttgttttttcttctttatctccccaaagccccccagtacataggtgtgtatttttagttgtgggtccttctagctgtgggatgtgggatactgccttagcatggcctgacgggcggtgccatgtccgagtccaggatctgaaccagcgaaaccctgggctgcggcagcggagcgcgtgaacttaaccactcagccagggggccagcccccagcctttAACCTTTTGAACAGctctttaaaaactgaatataatAAAGATCTCTCTATTCTTCACTTTAGGGTTTGTGGTCTAATTGTCCTGCTTTGGAACATTTTCCTCCTTCAAGTATATACAAATTTTAACCATATTacatgctaatatttttaaagcttcttttcTTATACATTTAAGTCTTCTGGAATTTAATTTTGTATACAGCActcaataattttacttttttacaaaCGTTTCTTCCATTGTTCCAACATCCTTTTCTCCCAAACTTGAAATGTCAATTTATCTCATACAAAGTTAGGTTTTTACTATTTGTTCCTGGATCTGTCTATTCTGGAACCAATACCTCACCATTTTTATTATCTGTggtaaaatcaaagaaatgtaagATGCTTCTCTAAAAGGCAAACATTTCACAGGAGAAATTttgtggaaaaaggaaaatctgctTGGTAAAAAGAAGACTACAGGCAACCTGTTTCACTTCTTTACTGACCATCTTGTTAAAATCACAGTAGCTTAAAAGCGTCGTAATTGTACTTTCCCCATGCCACTAATTAATTCAGGGACTTTCCATATAAGGTACACCACACTGTACACCAGGACTGTGCACGTCTTTACGTGGCGAGCAACACAAGGTTGGCAGAAGCAGCGAGGCCTTCGAAGTAGTTCACAGCCCGGCACTAGAAAACCATCAGTCCTTATTACAAGTCAGCTCTATTACACAGACAGAGTCAATTAATGTTTCAAGGTGAAAAGCCAAACTTGATTTCCTTCTTCTCTaccaatatttttagaaaaacataaaacaaaacttgaCAAACAATATTTAACAGGATGGAGACAAAACAACAGCTCAAGTTATTAAGACGGCTTTACTGTACTTAGAAAAGCATACACTTAAGGTAAATGCAGTGAGCTTAATAAAAAGATTAACTACAATTAACCTTCCGGTATCTAAGCAACTAAGACCAAATATCTCATATTaccaattattttggaaaataaataccaaaactACCAAACTACCTTCTTACCTGAGGAGCTCCTCCCTCCTTGCAGCAGCCCCAAAGAAGGAATCACGCACCTTTCCAGACAAGCCCccagcagaggaggcaggggcagcagagagggagggaccagCAAGCCAGCTGCCAGTTAAGCTCTGAGCCAATGGGAGGAGGTTTAGGGAGCTCTGCTTCTGAGGAGGCCCGCCGCCCTGAGGGCAATTACAGCAGTGCCAGTGCAAACTCTTGACATCACTCCAAAGGAAAGCAGACCCACACACACAACCCTCACTTCCTCGTGACTATGACTACAAATTAACTGTAAAAACTTCTGACAGTTAAACAATATTCAGATGTAGGATAATCTATTATAGTTTCAAACATCCTTAAGTATCATgggaaaacaattagaaaatcatTTACATACTCCAATGCATCATAAGCATCTAAATATTACTGTAAAGGGATAGTAACAGCAATACAGAGATGAAAACagtgtaaataagtaaatacattacTATCATgtgaaatagaagacaaaaaagatTTATTAGGACAGTAACTATGATAGCTGCTACATtcaatcttcattttcattctcagtTAATTCTGAAgtcatctttcctctttttactaGATCAAAGGGTAAATTcgaggaggaagaaaaagcagcaaaCTTTTAACCCATCTCTcccatttcacttcttttggaaaTAATCAATCTCTGGTGAAACACTTctatctcccttcctcctttcccaacTTCCCACCTCCGCTCTCAACCTCCAACTTTACAACTTAAGATAGAAAAATTACATTTGCCACCATCCGTACCTCAATGATTACAGACGCTATGGGCTGGAAAGGATTAACAATAACAGGTTCTGGGTCCAAGTCAGCCAGACCACTGGTTCCATCAAGTTCAGCCTCTTCTCGCTCTCTTTGTTCTCTATTGTTTGAGGGAAAAAATTTGGAATTCCTTTTAAGAAAATGCTGAACCATGTTTAAGAATACTTGCAATAAGTTTAAGACTATTAAATTTAGTAATTTAAACCTCTGGACATGACTTTGAATTACTGAGAGATTTTCAGAAATCCTTTTGAAGGTAATAGGCCTCTACCCCCATGTAAAAATTCATCATTTACAAATGCCAACAAAAATGACATTTCCATGACTGACTTCTTAATGTCAATGGTGCATATTAACTACTTTTCTATGTACTCAGGGTTTATATTTATCAATGTATTAATTACTCTCCCAAACCAACGCTGTCCTCTTCATCGATGTCAACAGATGAATAATCCTCCTGTTAACCCTCTTCTTAAGGGCTGTGTCCAGTTGTGTATCATATATGAACTAGATAACAACTGTTGCTTTGCATGATGGCAGAAGAGGCTATAAAAATAAGTTGCCTTATATCACTCAgattaaatatttccatattagTAACTACTGGAATGTTTACTACCTCTATGATTTACAGTCAATGTTGCCCTAAACACGAAGAGTAGTGAGTTGCTAAAACAAGTAGCTGAAGACAGAAAATGAGTACTGCAGACCTGCAACTAGACTGAGCAGAGCATAGCAATGTGAATGCTCGTTACCGCGACATCTACTCATGTTCTGTGATGGAAAGATGCATCCTTTCATTCTGAACCTAGAAAGCCAAGATGTAGATTTGAAAGTTCTACTCCTGCAGCCTTGGACATGTATCTGGAtctttgagcctcagctttcccatAAATGTAGATAAAAATACCTACTTCGTAGGGTTGTTTTAGATAAAGTAATACATGTGAAAGCACTCTGTAAATGAACATACTTATAAAACAGTAATTGTTACCAGTGTTATTCATTTATTAGTAAGCAATTTCAGGTATCTAGTATCAATATACTATTTTCAGATACAAACAATAgcatattttactgtttttcaaaaatatctgaaCCTATTAGATTTAATTTAATGAAGTAAAAAggtcttttaaaatcattcttgTCTAAATGCCAATTTACTTCTAATTGTGGAGTCTCTACTCAGCAGGAGAGGCCTCGGGACACAAGTGGCGTGGCTGGGAGAACAGAGGAAAGGGGCATGGGGATTTGCATAGCTTGCATGGCGTGATCCAGAACACCTTTATGGAAAAggtaaaaacttgaaaaaaaatgactaacaTTAGGTCCCTTTTATCCAACtcaacttttttgtttgttttcttagtggAGGAAAAGCAAAGGAGTCTTTAGAAAGGACAGCCATATACTTTactttcataaatatataaaagagatCCTTACACGAACGATGGGCTGTACTGAGCTTTCTATCATGAAAATACACACCAGGATAGAAAACCTAAGATGCTCAAAAGAACTAGAACCTCACAGAGGTATCAAGAGAGACCGAGATGAATGCCCTGCTCCTATTATTGAGCACTTGGGGATGGGGAGCTATCTCTGCAaagacttctttccaaagtccTATTTCTGAATTAAGTGAAGGATTACAGTAATTCGAGGATTTCTGTAGCCGCGTAAGGGAGCCCCTCACAGGGCATCCCCAAGGGTGGCTGGCGGGCTCGGGCTTGGGCTCACGCTCTGGCTCTGCGGTCACAGCTCTGCTAGATCACTTAGGAAGGAAGAAGACAACTCTGCAGCTTACAGGAGCTCACAGAAAAGTCTTTTCATTTCTCCCCTCCGCTACCTGCAACAATccagtggagaaagaaagagatatcTTCGATTAAGTACTAAATTCAACTTCTAATCAAATCTGAGTACTTTCTTGCAGCATTAAGATTATTCTGAACGATTCTGTCGTGGAATTTATGTAATCATTTTGTAAAACTCACTGTTCAGTTTAGtttgaaaatttcctttcaggcaacatacttttaaaataattttttacaaacatattttaaaaacctaatataGCAATTCCGTCTACTTTCTCACAAAACCAGTGTCGAAGATAAGATTTTTGCTTTGGTTGACTGACCCACTAACAGCTTAACTTCTAAAATCTCTGCTGAGACTAGAGAAGGGTTCCCGATCCATCGACCCCCAGGCCCAGTCATTCTTTGTTGTTGCGACTGTCCTGTGCGGCGTAGGGTGTTGAGCAGCGCCCTTGGCCTCTGGGGGCCTCCAGgagcacccctgcccccagctgtgACAAGTAAAGATGTCTAGACATTTCCAGATGTCCTCTGAGAAGCAAAATCTCCCTGCAGACTGAGAACCGTGGTACTAAAAGTAGCCATGAGAAATAAGAGATAAATATCTTAAAACCTTGGGACATAATAAATGCCTAAGGAATAAATTTGACTCCTGTAACACCACCAGGGAGATTAGAACTCTACCACCTAAAATTACTGTGTAGAGAGACAGAcctgtaaaaagagaaaatttaccTAGTGTCTTCCTTCAcacagaaagaggaaagtgaaTGGACAAAAATTATTCATAACATTGTTGTATTTTTGACTTTTCGAATGCACAGTGGTACCTTTCTTCCCGCAGTTTTCGTACTCGTTCAGCCCTTTCTTGCTTCTCTTGTTCCTCAAGAGCACGCTGCTCCATGGTGTCTTTTTGGATGCGCTCATTTAAGGCATCGAAGTCTCTTGCAATGATATGGAGCAGCCAATAAAGGCCTTTTTTAATGGACTTGTCAATTTTCTTTCCATATCCCAAGACTGCTGAACAAGGTTCCTGAAAAACAGCATTTGACTTAAAGATTAAAACTAAAAGTTCTCCACAAAAATCTATTCATAAACCATTAAGTTTAATTACTGGCAAATCAAAATTGACCCATTAAATGAATGATATGAAGCACCTGCTTATTTAACTTACAAACACACCTCCGCAATGATCACTAACACTAGTACACaggagttaaaatattttatgggtGATATCTGTAAGCTATGAGAGATATTATGACAAAAGAAGTTGACGGTGCCAGTTTTAAGTTTAAACAAACTGAATGGAAGACAAAATTGAACTGCCAGAAGCAAAATACACCTACTTATTAAAAATACGGGGAATTTTTAATTCCTCATACCAGGGAATTTATACAATAAACACCTTTAAGACTGACAGCCTAAAGATCATCTTCTGAAACCAGAAAACATGATCAAATTCTCTGTCCATCTTTCTTAAGACTGTATGACAACACTCCTGACATGATTTTCCAAAATTCATTATAAACCgtgtttaaattttgtatttatacttttctttacTGTTTCACAAAATTTATAGCATGACATGTTGTACAGCTTACAGGTCCTGTCAGCAATATCTTAAACAAGAAGGAAACTCTAAAGTCTGAAATCATGAAAGAGAGCTGATGGAAATCACTAACAACTAAGGAGAAAACACTTATTACAGTATTGGGTAATACCAACAGAACAGTGAGAACATGATTTCctgggtaaaaaaataaaagttcttttaaaactaatatattattttgttagCTGCCTACCACCTAACTGCCTGTCGCctttacaaaaactaactcataCTGAACACGTTTCACAGGACGACGACCCGACACTTACAATCTGACACAGGCACTTGTGCTCATTGACCAGCTGCTCCAGAGACAGACATTCAATCACATCAGCTTCTCCTAAGGCCCCTTCCTTGTCTTGTTTATTTGCCAACCTAGAGACATAAATGAAGTTGTTTTACAGTAAATATATAATCAGACAGCCACGCGAAAATATTTTGACCATGCTCTCCTTATTTTAAAGTTGTGATTACAGAACACACTGATTTTAGAGAATATTGTACCTATTTCATCATCTTTCCTTTATTACTGCTAAAATTAGTTTGTAAGAACTGTCCTGTAAAAGGGAAATCAGGTTAAGAAAACAGCAATAGATCAATAAGCCAAAAAAAGCTacatttgcaggaaaaaaaaagctatgttGTAGAAAAGGAAGTGAACTCATTTCCACAGCGTCCAGCCATCAATTCCAACTTTCACATTAATTATGTCCTTATCTTCTTAAAATACACCGCATTATGACTTAAGTGTCCTTATCTCACATCCTTATCTTCTTGGAATACAAACAGTATCATGTTCTAAACACCCAAACCTTCATTCTAGCTCTTGGCATGTGAGCTCATCTGCATCCAGCGCCGGGactgtccacacacacacacagtcttctGGAAGCCTGGGGCCACTTCTGTCTAACCTACTTGGCACAGCACTGGGCATAAAAACATTATACTCAACGAGGAACAAACTGGGGAACaacaaaaggaaacacaaaagaaGTTCTAAAAAAAGCAAGAATTACCACAAAATGCCACTATTTGCCTATGAGATGGCAGGGGTCCAAAAGTTAATAAAACACTGTCTTGGTCAGGGTTTTGATAGACATTTCAggcaaatatatattatttaatacatgGAATAATAAATCTAATGAACTTTATcacttatctttaaaaattaccaaCATTGTGCCATTCTTGCTCATCCATATATCTTCCACTTTCCCCCAAGACATGTCACTTCaccccaaaatttaaaaattaaaaaacattacaATACCACTATCACACCTAACAAAACTAATATTCCTCAATCTTTTTACAAGTCTTATGTCCAAATTTAGATCCAAACCAGATCCACATTATAATTTATTAAGTCTTTTTGAATCAGTATCACCCTCCAGGACCAACAGCCCCACCCCtgcaccactaccaccaccactttTCCTCCCATGacattcatttgtaaaacaagtCATTTTTCTATAGTATTTCCCATGCTTACGATTTGGCTGATATCTTCCTTACGAGGCTTTTTAACATACATACCCTGTATTTCCTGTATCTGGTAGTTAGATGTACAGGCTGGATGAGTTTCAAGTtgaaatctttttctcctttttaaagatttcatttttccttcttctccccacagccctccagtacacagttgtgtattttttagttgtgggtccttctagttgtgccatgagggacacagcctcagcatggcttgatgagcggtgctaggtccacgcccaggatcttaactggcaaaaccctgggctgcagaggcagagcacgcgaacttaaccacttggccacggggccagcccctcaagttgAAATCTTTTGGCAAGCATTATTTCACAGATGGTGCTGGTTCTTAGGAGGCATAGGATATCTGCTTGTACCACTTTTAGTGAGGTTAAAATGGATCAGTGGATTCAGGTGGAGCTAGCCTGATTTACTCAAAATAACACTCCTGATTAAACTTTCACCTAATGATTTTAGCAGCTATTGGTGGCTTTTACtgaattctattattttataggAGCTTATAAAATGA is a window encoding:
- the ARL13B gene encoding ADP-ribosylation factor-like protein 13B isoform X6, whose protein sequence is MFSLMATCCGWVRRWREPVRKVTLVMVGLDNAGKTATAKGIQGEYPEDVAPTVGFSKVDLRQGKFEVTIFDLGGGKKIRGIWKNYYAESYGVIFVVDSSDEQRMEETKETMSEVLRHPRISGKPILVLANKQDKEGALGEADVIECLSLEQLVNEHKCLCQIEPCSAVLGYGKKIDKSIKKGLYWLLHIIARDFDALNERIQKDTMEQRALEEQEKQERAERVRKLREEREQREREEAELDGTSGLADLDPEPVIVNPFQPIASVIIENEKKLEKKRQNMEKDNDGCSLKHKMDHEQIETQSQISNSSQRNSEFGLVENYQEALTQPLENEDETDQPSSESDNGKKKTKKLRIKRSHRVEPVSTDESAPKSPTPPPPPPPDFYGKPLPPLAVRQRPNSDAHDVIS
- the ARL13B gene encoding ADP-ribosylation factor-like protein 13B isoform X3 — its product is MFSLMATCCGWVRRWREPVRKVTLVMVGLDNAGKTATAKGIQGEYPEDVAPTVGFSKVDLRQGKFEVTIFDLGGGKKIRGIWKNYYAESYGVIFVVDSSDEQRMEETKETMSEVLRHPRISGKPILVLANKQDKEGALGEADVIECLSLEQLVNEHKCLCQIEPCSAVLGYGKKIDKSIKKGLYWLLHIIARDFDALNERIQKDTMEQRALEEQEKQERAERVRKLREEREQREREEAELDGTSGLADLDPEPVIVNPFQPIASVIIENEKKLEKKRQNMEKDNDGCSLKHKMDHEQIETQSQISNSSQRNSEFGLVENYQEALTQPLENEDETDQPSSESDNGKKKTKKLRIKRSHRVEPVSTDESAPKSPTPPPPPPPVGWGTPKVTRLPKLQLLGETRHNGPGECAWQPRALRGWSRPSAGRVSRRLY
- the ARL13B gene encoding ADP-ribosylation factor-like protein 13B isoform X5, with amino-acid sequence MVGLDNAGKTATAKGIQGEYPEDVAPTVGFSKVDLRQGKFEVTIFDLGGGKKIRGIWKNYYAESYGVIFVVDSSDEQRMEETKETMSEVLRHPRISGKPILVLANKQDKEGALGEADVIECLSLEQLVNEHKCLCQIEPCSAVLGYGKKIDKSIKKGLYWLLHIIARDFDALNERIQKDTMEQRALEEQEKQERAERVRKLREEREQREREEAELDGTSGLADLDPEPVIVNPFQPIASVIIENEKKLEKKRQNMEKDNDGCSLKHKMDHEQIETQSQISNSSQRNSEFGLVENYQEALTQPLENEDETDQPSSESDNGKKKTKKLRIKRSHRVEPVSTDESAPKSPTPPPPPPPVGWGTPKVTRLPKLQLLGETRHNGPGECAWQPRALRGWSRPSAGRVSRRLY
- the ARL13B gene encoding ADP-ribosylation factor-like protein 13B isoform X1, coding for MFSLMATCCGWVRRWREPVRKVTLVMVGLDNAGKTATAKGIQGEYPEDVAPTVGFSKVDLRQGKFEVTIFDLGGGKKIRGIWKNYYAESYGVIFVVDSSDEQRMEETKETMSEVLRHPRISGKPILVLANKQDKEGALGEADVIECLSLEQLVNEHKCLCQIEPCSAVLGYGKKIDKSIKKGLYWLLHIIARDFDALNERIQKDTMEQRALEEQEKQERAERVRKLREEREQREREEAELDGTSGLADLDPEPVIVNPFQPIASVIIENEKKLEKKRQNMEKDNDGCSLKHKMDHEQIETQSQISNSSQRNSEFGLVENYQEALTQPLENEDETDQPSSESDNGKKKTKKLRIKRSHRVEPVSTDESAPKSPTPPPPPPPVGWGTPKVTRLPKLQLLGETRHNDAQLLNIKTKSRSTQFVESETKSINQKVQPSRKKVTKGFIDSRKQFSLDEVNLRSSPASI
- the ARL13B gene encoding ADP-ribosylation factor-like protein 13B isoform X8, coding for MFSLMATCCGWVRRWREPVRLANKQDKEGALGEADVIECLSLEQLVNEHKCLCQIEPCSAVLGYGKKIDKSIKKGLYWLLHIIARDFDALNERIQKDTMEQRALEEQEKQERAERVRKLREEREQREREEAELDGTSGLADLDPEPVIVNPFQPIASVIIENEKKLEKKRQNMEKDNDGCSLKHKMDHEQIETQSQISNSSQRNSEFGLVENYQEALTQPLENEDETDQPSSESDNGKKKTKKLRIKRSHRVEPVSTDESAPKSPTPPPPPPPVGWGTPKVTRLPKLQLLGETRHNDAQLLNIKTKSRSTQFVESETKSINQKVQPSRKKVTKGFIDSRKQFSLDEVNLRSSPASI
- the ARL13B gene encoding ADP-ribosylation factor-like protein 13B isoform X2 yields the protein MVGLDNAGKTATAKGIQGEYPEDVAPTVGFSKVDLRQGKFEVTIFDLGGGKKIRGIWKNYYAESYGVIFVVDSSDEQRMEETKETMSEVLRHPRISGKPILVLANKQDKEGALGEADVIECLSLEQLVNEHKCLCQIEPCSAVLGYGKKIDKSIKKGLYWLLHIIARDFDALNERIQKDTMEQRALEEQEKQERAERVRKLREEREQREREEAELDGTSGLADLDPEPVIVNPFQPIASVIIENEKKLEKKRQNMEKDNDGCSLKHKMDHEQIETQSQISNSSQRNSEFGLVENYQEALTQPLENEDETDQPSSESDNGKKKTKKLRIKRSHRVEPVSTDESAPKSPTPPPPPPPVGWGTPKVTRLPKLQLLGETRHNDAQLLNIKTKSRSTQFVESETKSINQKVQPSRKKVTKGFIDSRKQFSLDEVNLRSSPASI